ttactattatttttaaatacagaatCTTCTTTCTCATGTAAATCTTACCTTGAAAGTCGTttcaaaaagctaaaaattctTCATATAATCAAAAAACTGCCAGAAATTCAAGTTACAGAAGCTTCAAACTGGACTATTTGTCCTTAAAGTCACATCAGCTTCAAGGTAAATATCTGGAAATGAGAACAAAGTTGCTGCAATTCATTCATTAAGACAGAATCCCAGAATATCTGCATTTTAATAGAGCTAAGTTTAGCAACACCCATCTTCAAACAAGTGAGATTAGAACATAAAATGTGAGTTAATCAATAAAACTCTGATCTACATGGAGAAAGTGCTGCTGTGTTCGAAACATCCACCTGCGATTCTACAATCTGAGCACAGAAGTCATCACAGTTTCACTCAACGTTTATTTATTcgtctaaaaaaaacaagaattttcACATTGATACTAAATACTGATGAAATAAATCCACTCTGAAACTCCTCGAGCtgctttttaaacagaaaatctgctggtttctgctcttcatcatcagctgcgaGAAGATTTCCAGGACAGAATCCAAACCGTCTGACAGAACAGAGAATAAATGATGAGTTATTTTGGTGCAGCGGCAGCGTTTTCTGACAGAATTATTTATCAACTGAAACTCTCTGAGCTGCAGCTCCAGGCAGAAAAACACCGacgtctgagctgctgcttcatCAGGATCAACTTCTCACCTCAGTGTTCACCTGTGAACATCAGTGTTCACCTGTGAACATCAGTGTTCACCTGTGAACATCAGTGTTCACCTGTGAACATCAGTGTTCACCTGTGAACATCAGTGTTCACCTGTGAACATCAGTGTTCACCTGTGAACATCAGTGTTCACCTGTGAACATCAGATTTTTACATGTAAGTCTGGTCAACTATAGTCGTAAACTAAAGTTTCCATTCACCTGTAAACTCCATCATGCCATACTttagtttccagtgactcctagaactctggattttctgtgatggaatcatttaaacacatgaatctttgtcaccAAAAGAataattttggttctttcatatgTAAATATTAAAGCCCGACTGATACGGAGTTTTTGAGGCCGATGCCGATATTCGGCAGAAAAAATTCCGATAGCCAATTAATTGGCCgattaatctaaaaaaatatataatgagtataacaatttcttttttggtcccttaatgcttgcaacagcaaagatatgaattacaggcagaacattttactgttttacgaTACTTGGtcctttagtatttatttaacGTTACAACaaagaggaattttcaagtacaaaaacatgcaacaaagtattaaacctctgggaaattatataaccttaaAAGAGTCAATCTATAAATGAGTTACAAAATACATCTGATCTTGTACTGTAGAGGTAGTATATACATATctaaacatatatatacatatgtgtgtgtgtatatatatatatatatatatatatgtatatgtatatatatatatatatatatatatatatatatatatatatgtatatgtatatatatatatatatatatatatatatatatatatatatatatatatatatatatatatatatatatatatacacttaaacccatcaagtctgagtcagaaagacaacaaattttgttgaactgaaccaattctgtccagaggagtcaaagataaaccagaagctgAACTGAGGTGAAAATcgacaaatttaaccaaatactAGTATTTCTGTTTAtgatccagcagattttgtcatatttccagaggacctttaataaatctacgAAAGAACCTAAATTCATGATtggtttttgtgacaaagattcatgtgCTTCAATGATTCGATCACAGAAAAGTCAGAGTTAAAGGAGTCAATGGAAACTAAAGACTGACTTTACAGGTGGATGGAAATTTTAGTTCACAACTGTGTCTTGGCAAAAGTAAAGCAAATTGGAACAGGCCATAAATACTTACAGAACTTTCTGATCATACCTCAAATCTGTACTTTTGGCAAcatcatttctgcatcttttcCAGATCCATTATTGGTTTCCCGCTGAGATAAAAAGTTTTTTCTGCATATAGAAACGCTGACCTGGTGGAAGTTCTCCTGATAAACTGGCAGCTCAGAGAAACATGACGATATTTCAGCAGCTGAAGGAGAATCAGAGGAAACTTTGAGCTGCATCAGTGatatgaaagcaaaaaaaatactgaaatgacGTGAAGAGTCAGTCGTTCTGTTCTGGTTCAAAGCGtctgaaaataaatagataaattaatAAGATGTCTGTGTAGCTGCCTGTAAATCCATCTGgacaaactcaaagtgcattGAAGACGCTCAGtaggaagaagaagagattcaAGTTCTTCATATTTCTGCAGCGCAAACCAGCGACTTTAAACATGTctgaaaatccagtttttaaaCCTTTCTTAGTTCAACTTATCATCCTCATGTGGAACCGATTCTTTATctgcagtaacttcattaatcaTCAGAGTTTTACTTTCAAActatgaatatttccagagttccaggccTTTGAAGTACACAGAGGTGGGCccagatttattttattattaaattatttaaactgaTTCATCTGAGATTAACTGAACAGATGAACCTATTTCATTCTGATGgagtcattttactttttactctGAATCTGGATCCTGGTGCTGATgttgaaataaaacatgtttaaaactCGCTGGTTTGTCGCCACATTAACGCTTCTACAGCGTCGCGTTTACAGTTTACATCCTCCACTCTGATTGGTCGGTTCTTCTCTGACGTGTCAGCCCGTTTTCTGATTTGCTTTCACAATTTCTTCGTTTTTGAAACTTAAAACCGGTGAAAATGTGCCACAGAGAGGCGGCACGACAGTCGCCGCCATGCGTCAGAGGATATTTGAGCTCTTCCCCGTGGAGCCGCATCTTTTTCATACAAATCCGCAGGTACGAACCGACCAATCAGGCGCTGGCCACGAAGCACATGTCCTTCTTCAGGTGTATCTGCAGGCCGCCGGCGCTGCTGAACGTCTTGTTGCACTGAGCGCAGCGGAACGGCTTCTCGCCAGAATGCGTACGTTTGTGCTTCTTCATGGTGTCGCCGTCGCTGAAGGTTCGGCAGCAGAACGGGCAGCTGTACGGACGCTCACCTGTGTGGATGCGCAGGTGTCGCCGCAGGTTTCCTCGCTGGCTGAAGCTCTTGGAGCAGAAGGTGCAGCGATGCGGCCGCTCGCCGGTGTGCGTCCGCAGGTGGCGCCGCAGGTCAGCTGACTGGGCGAAGGACTTGCAGCACCAGTCGCAGGCGTATGTCTTCCTCTTCTGCTCCAGGTGGAGGCGCAGCGAGGCGGCTTGACCGAAGGCTTCGCCGCAGCGAGGGCAGCGGTGGACGAGTTCGGGGATGAAGGCGGCGGCTGTGATGTCATCAGGTGCCTCCTGAGAGGAAGTCCTGCTGCGCTGAACTTCTGGTTGCTCCAGACGCTGCACCACCACCGTCGTCCGGTCTGCGTCCTTCTGGATCCTGAAGTCCTCCACTGGAGCGCTCGCTGTCCGACAGTCTGAGTCACTCACCTTGAACTCCCGAGGTTCTGTTTTGACCCGTGGCTCCTCCCTCAGAACCGGAGCATCTACAGGAGGCTTCGGGACCGAGTGGGACGGCAGCGCTGGAGGAGGGTCGGCCTTCAGAACCGGCTCCCAGGGCTCGGCCGGGTTCTGCTCCACCGGCAGGTGAACCGGTCCTGGAGGAGCATCGCTGTGAACCGGcagcagctgctcaggtgtCGGTTTTGAGCCAACATGCTGTCTGGGCTGGTTCAGGGTGGAGTCCGGCTCCTCGGACCGGCGCCGCTCCGGATCATTGGGCTGCTGCTCCGGAGCCACAAAACCAAGACTGGACCGGGTCGACCCTGAAACACAGAACGAGCAGACAGTCAATACCGAGGACATCTGGACCTGCTGCAGTCCGACGAgctgagagacaaaaaatttaaaacctgCTGGTGCCCAGATAGCGCAAATGGTTGAGCAGGAAACCCATGAACAGGCAATAGTTCCcgatgcagcggcctgggtttcATTCCAGCACAttgccctttgctgcatgtcgtccctccatccttcttcctactttcctgtctgtctctcaacTATgtctatctaataaagccaacaaaaggccaaaaagtaacttaaaaaaacctgctgcaaaaataaacatcagaaaCTGTCATGAGAGTAAATATTACACCATCTGaactagggctgccacaaacgacgcgtcgacgaatcgcctgagcacgatacgtcatcaaaagcggaagtgagcgcgcaatgcaacagaaatcaccgtccgagtggagcgcggaacacgcatggacatccgcgctgtatcgtgcatatatagtatatgcatatattatatacgcacaatacagcgtggacatccgcgtttacgatacagcgcggacatacTATATATGCTATatatcgtgcatatactatatatgcacgatacagcgcggatgtccatgcgtgttccgcgctccactcggacggtgatttctgttgcattgcgcgctcacttccgcttttgatgacgtatcgtgcttaggcgattcgtcgacgtgtcgtttgtggcagccttAATCTGaacccaaaaacaaaccaagagttggaaaaacaaattatctttaaaaaaatgaaccaactctaagagccagaaactgtaaaaatggaaagaattaCTGAATTGTCACTTCCCATCTGTCCTTAAAGTACTTATCTGTGAAGCACTGAAAACCatcatatttcattaaaatcacattattctacAAGTCATAGAGAAATTCTTCAGAATTAGCCATTTACTTTAagcaaattcaccaaaaaatctaaaaatctgcACTAGTCTCCACAACTGTGAAGGTACAACTCACTCAGCTGAGACTAGGGTGACCAGTTTTCTGCACAGCATTCTTTTAACACGTCACACAAAAGAAGACCATGTCCTGCATTATGATTGGTTGTCACCCGCTAGCACTCCCCCTACAGCCAATGAGAAGAAGCTGCATGCTGCCGACACACATGGACTCtctgtttactgtcatagtAGCACTGTGTGCATTTCCAACAATAAAGCCAAGTGGAGAACTGATATGACTTCACCAGCAGCAGCTAACAGAAGCAAATGGCTAGCTTGAAGAACCAGTTCACCTTCTCGGCTCTCTGCTCAGCTGCAGAGGTCCTGAGTCAGGAGCTCCTATCATGGAGAAGTGGTCCACCTTGCTcaagcacacacagacaaaacctGACAGGAGTTGCTTCTTTCCTCTTAAGCATCACCAATGCTTCAGTGGAGAGAGTGTTCTGGACTGATCAGAcgaactgctgctctgtggagCTCATAAAGTCAGAAATCCAAGTAAAGGGTAACTTTAGATTCAGTTGCGAGGAGTTCTATGTATATGTTCTAAAGGAGAAGGCCCTGCTGGGGACGGATGTCCCACATTGTCCTTCACAAACATACTCCTTGTCCCACATTTGGTCCAGGGGGTCCTGGTCACCCAAGCTGAGACCAACAGTCACTTGACAataattctgagagtttttgGATGAACTGCTGACAGTGTAATACAGAGCTGAGAAGACAAATGAAAATATGTCTGTAATATGTAAATATGTCATATTTAACTACAGGTTAAAGTCAAACCCTCCTGTGTTTCAATATTGagtctgttgttatttttttcctgtatcaCATAGATTCTAATTTAATAATGTGACACTTCAGTCTAATAAAGTGTAAATAGCGTAAATGTGAATAATGTACCTTTAGACCTTGACTGACCCTCATTCTGAAAGTTTCTCAAAGTTATTTTCTCAGAGAATTCAACTGCATGCAAACCGCCTCACGCCAAACTCTATTCTATAATACGCCAATTTAACGTTCAGCTGCAAAATATTCATATATAATTGAAAAAATCGAGGTAAATTCAATAACCAACAGTTTCACCAAACGTTAAAGCTTAATTCGGCTCATGTTTTCTTGAGATTTAATCCATCAACTGCGTTTTAAGAGGACAAACCTGCTCTGACAACATTAGACGAAGCTAGCTTGATGGAAACGAGGAAGTAAACAAGCAAAACGAAAACAGTCGCGtctgttttcacatttcagcaaaGTAGCTTCGTTTAAATGAAGCCGAATGTAAGACCGAAGACTTAACGACACGTAGAGACGTTAAAATCCGCGATTGGTCCGGTATTTAACGGTAAACTCTCACTACGACCTAATCGCGCCGGTTTTCCAGCGCAGTTCTGAACGGCGCTCCGTGCCGGCTAGCTCGGCCCTTACTCAGCCACTCGGTCTCGGCCTCCAGCAGCAGGATGTCCCGCAGCTGCCTCCGCAGGCTCTCGTTCTCCCGCCGGGTCCTGGCCGTCTCCTCCCGGTACTCGGTGACGGTGTCCTCCACCACGGCCAGGATCTCCTTCACCACCGCGGTCAGCCGCTCCGTCAGGTAGGagctcagcagctgcagcttggTCATGATGGACGGAACCGGACCGAACACTGGACGGAACCAACCCGCAGACAGGACGGAACCAGCCCGCAGACAGGACGAGACCAACCCGCAGACTGAACCAACGGTGGAAACggtgctgctgctccttcacaaTAAGTGTCTCTTCAGACATCCAGAAAGCATTTGAAATAACCTTTGGAGAACATTCAgagaatatttatttacagcagcacaacacacaaacaaaacgttcacaaagaaactcaaaacatttaaaagtagaaaaacatttagaagaaaatgcaaaatattgacaaaaacacacaaatcacataCAAGCCGACATAAAACAActagacaacacaaaacattcacGAAGAAACATGGAACATCGATAAGGCCACATAAAACAACTAGATCATCATGGAAACAtcaacaaagacacactaaaGGTTCATGAACACATcaaaaacatctacaaagagataaaaacaacTAGAAGTTAACATAAAACACTTGCAAGGagccacaaaaaaatacaaagcgcacaaaataatgacaaagacGTATAAGAATAAAGAccataaatcaacaaaaaactaaagacacaaaataaccacaacggaatgaagaacaagaagacaataaaaaaaaacataaatcttATATACACTGTTACAAACTCTGATAGAAATGTTACAGACCAACACACAACGCAAACACAGCCGACTGCTTCAGTTTGGACTCTTATTCTGGCGGGACTCAGGATGTGGATCTGTGACGTCACAGTACCTTGACTCTGTTTACGCACCTGTAACAGGTTTCAAACCAGCACTGTAGTTTCTCATTGTGACCACTGGGGGgtagcaaaaacacacaaacacaacactgtcAGCGCACTGAACACAGCTTctagacagacacacaatatcACACTTCCTGTGAAAACCTCCAAAATAAagcagtaaaacacaaacagactttCATAACAACACTTCctgtgaaaatttttaaaaagcagatgaCTAAACTGGTACCAAACTGGTAATAGACTGGTTTTGGGATTTGTTCCAGACTGGTTATGAATGTGGTTTCAAACCGAGATCCTTTACATAAAGCAAGATTAGATTACTCTGATTTACTGTCTCTCTGTTCCATAGAGCAACTTCAGTGTCGTTCAAACTCAGTTATTCTGGGAACTAGTGCTGAGAAACTAACCTGGTCCGGGACAGAATAACTGTCAGAAAACTTTGCCAGGCTTTCAGGCTAAGTGGTAGACTAACTCTTAACCGTTAGGCTAACTGTCGGGCTAACTGTCAGACTACTAGGCAGACTAAGGCCGTTTCTCAATTCTAAGAAGGCAAGTCCATACTCGTGTACCTGGCGAGTCGTTCTCACAAGTCCGGACTTGCGAAACCATGAGAACGCATCGAGGCTGAAGTGCATTTGGatcaccagcgtacttgatgaCGTCACTGCCTCGGTTCATCCATAGACAGTCTATTGGTTCATCTGCTCCAGTTATTTTCACCGTGAAAAACAACGAAATGGAACAGATATAATAATACAGCCCTACGTGTTcacgttttaatattaaaatagttACTGTGTGGATATATTCAGGTTTGTGAGATTGTTATACAGCTTTTTCTAAAAATCTTTTAGAGCTGCTGATTTATtgacagctgtagtttgtgatgAACTGAACCGTCTCATTCTCAGTTCTATCAGTGGATCCACTTTTCAGAAGTTAcagacatatactgtatagctatggatttgctccatggtgctgattcataatctgccctttattattcgcagtgctaataataaagtaaaaaaaaaaaaataaatgatatagaaatcatgtattgaaatgtatttgtgcttttattcagtttgactatccactttgcctctagaaacacaggaaacacactgcagctcactgacagcaaaataatacatctctctgatgcactttgtccatgacaaaagaaacatacagaaacaaaaagaagcctggcagactttatcctctcagcagctgtgtggttaactagtgGCTAGAACAAAtcgacaaataaaaaaacaaaattaaataaaatttaaaaaacaactttgacaaaagggcaatttgggcatcaaggggcaaaggggcaggtgcttcaggtgcttaactgtcaggctaacagGCTTACTAACTAACTGTCAGGTTATCAGTAAACATTTACTAGCAGCTAACAAGCTAGAActcacttttgttttctctgatgAGCGAAAATATCTATAGGTAGTAATGTCTTAGtacttttgttgtgattttactagacagtttctgttatttatcaaaacagtaaaaatcagcTAATAAATGATTTACCAATTTTGcaaaacagaatttttcttatctgtaaaatctgatttttttggttcatttaaatacagtaaaatattgtgtaatttacaATCAAGTATCAagtgtaaaagaacaaataactgTTTatgaaaatgctgatttttactttttaatatgtagattaatattttttcagtgattttaccaGACATTATTTGgagtgtaaagaaaaaaaaaactaaagagacaactgtaaaataatagtcaattgttaaaaagattacagtaaaaaactgtattttctttaaaaattttgaatatatattttttgaaattacaGAAATTCTGCTGTGGAAGCTTCTGACGTGTAAATATTTGTTAGTTTCTATGTATTCTATAATGCTACACGTCAAAAACTTCACTATTTTTGACTGTTTGACTTCAACAATCAGctgataaataatatatatttatatgtatctACAGTACAATAGTTTCTattctgctggacaaactacTGCTGCAGATTCACAGTGAGCCTCAGAGtttcagtgatgcagcttctTAATGCTCctgtttaaattaatttaagttAAATTCATTTaagttaaataaatgcagccaGTGTGGTGCTTCAGAGTCGGTGAAGCATCGGCAGGACACCACGGGGCTTTTATTATGAAAGTACCGTCAGAtggcgcacacacgcacacgcacacgcacacgcacacgcacacacacacacacacacacacacacacacacacacacacacacacacacacacacacacacacacacacacacacacacacacacacacacacccctcccTCCACGTCTTGcagtgaagctgcagcagcaaatcTCTGCATCACCAGAAATCAAAGAGCCACTGCAGCAGATCGACTTCTTTTCCTTCACTGCTTTCTTCTGTCACTtccttttagtttatttattttatttccaggtGTGATTGCATCTCGTCGGTGGACTGAAGCTCCTCAGACAGAATGAAGCTGCAGCATCCCGTGGACTAGCACCAGGTAAAGCTGTAGAACATGTGGTGGGTGTGTCGCTGCATCACCTACAGTCCATCTGCAGCCTTTGTCCTGCTGCCATACTCAGGGATCTGCTGCATTTCTGCTGCGACGGTGTGTTTGTGAGGCTCAGACATGTTTCCATGCATCAGTGTGTTTAATTATGTACGGAACGGTTGGAGTCGTGCTGTGTTCAGGATCAGGTCTGTGGCTGTTGGGGTGTTTTCCAGAAGAAGCCGGTTTCTGCATCTTCTTCTACTGTGGAAGGAAGAACAGGAGACGATAATCAGACCaaagctgcagcttcagcatcaaaaacataaaaatattccaaTCAATGAGCAGCGTGAGAAGctttattctgcaaaaaacgGGTGTTTTACCATTAAATTACATTCTATTTGGAGAATACTCGGTCTAAAATACTTAAATAGACTCTTGTTCCAGTTATTTTTTAAGATTAACGAGTGAAGCTTTTGTccaaatcagtttaaaaatactatcaaagagacaaaagcagAAGATTTTGTTCGTTTATGGGGTTgaaaattgtcattttgaacatctACTTTAATATTCTAACATCAAAGTAGCTGCAGATTGGTCGACTAAACTGGGTTTGATCACTAGTTAGactttaaatagtaaaaatagaaatacagactgatgttttaatagtttttgaggtttgtgatgttttgtcaaaccagtaaaaaaaatgctcaactCGTTGTGGTTTTActttaatcaggagaaaaaaatcaagtcTTCTAGGATGAAATCaccactcagacacacaaaggGATGATTTTAAACAGAGACAATTTGAAAAAGATacgcaaaatgatcacaaagcaTCACAAAACATGGCAAGAGATTAAAACCGACTAAAAGGTggaaaaccacaacaaagagacCCATTAGCATCATAAAGACAAAATCTGACTCAAAACCAACACATAGAGCCACAAAACGGTGAAAAACTGCtacaaagacgcacaaaaacatccaaaagagAAActactgttttttctttaacgTTGGTTTAGACTTGTTTAAAAGTTGGTTTTAGACCTgtttaaaaatggatttaaacTTGTTTAAATGTTGGTTTTAGACCTGTTTTAAACTGGTTATAAAAGTTGGTTTAGACTTgtttttagactggtttagaCCATCTTAAAAGTTGGGTTTAGACCTGTATTAAAATGGACTTAAATTGGTTTAAAAGTTGGTTTTAAACCTGTTTTAAGCTGGATTTAAACTGGTTTAACAGTTGGTTGGAGACCTGTTTTAAACTGGATTTAAACTAGTATAAAAGTTGGTTTATACCTGGATTAAACTAGTATAAAAGTTGGTTTATACCTGGTTTAAACTGGATTTAAATTGGTTTATAAGTTGGTTTTAGACctgtttttaaatagatttaaacTGGTTTTCCAAGGTGGCTTTAGAGCTGTATGAAACTGGATTTAAACTGGTTTAAGAGTTGGTTTTACACCTGTATTAAAGTGGGTTTAAACTGCTTTAAATGTTGGCTTCACTTTCATTTTGGAGCCTTTTAGACTCCATCATGTTGAGACCAGAACTCTGCTGGTTCTGTTTGTTAGTTAATGAGGTTCTTTACTAGATGTTTGGACTCGATGTTCTGCTGCAGGATGAATTCAGTAATGAAGAAGTAAATAAAGACACTGAAACCTGTTTAGTCCTGAAGACACAAATGAAAACCTGATCAGAGCAACTTCTTATGTTTCAGCACTTTCTGTTTCTGGAGTAAAATTTACTTTTCTTATTCTGAATAGTTTAAACTACaagaaataaatcagtaaaatagcATTATTGGGACTTGATTTTACACTGGATCTAGAGTGGTTTTTGGGAAGGTTTTAAATGTGGCTTCAGACTGGGTTTAGATTGATTGTAAACTAATTTTTAAATTGGATTTAGACAGATTTTGGGAAGGTTTTGAATGTGGTTTTAGACTGAATTTGGATGTACGTTTGATTTTGGACTGTATTTAAATGGATTTGGTCTGATTTTGGAAAGGATTCAGACATGGCTTTAGATGgagtttgaatgtgtttttagaCTGGATTTGAACTGGTTTTCGGATGGTTTCAGACGTGGCTTTGGACGtggttttggacttgtttaaggctggttttggacatggttttagcattgtttttagactggttttaaaaGTTGTGTTAGACTGGATTTggacttatttttaaaattgatttggaCTGGTCTGAGAATGCTTCATAGAGGGTTCTAGACTTTTAGACTGGCTTTGGGGTGGTTTTGAGTATggtttttactgttgtttttcaactggttttaaaatagttttagaCAGTATTCAAACTTGATTTTAGACTGAATTTGGACTGGTTTGTAGGCTAGATTTGAACTGGTGTTGGGATGACTTTGGACatggttttagacttttttttggactggaTCATAGACTGGATTTAGACTTGGTTTCAGATTGACTTTGGACTTGTTTTTTGAACTGAATTTGGACTATTTTTGGGGGTTTCCGATTTGATTTTAGACTGGATTTGGACTGGTTTGTAGGCTAGACTTGGAGTGGTTTTGGGATGATTTCAAGCTTGGTTTTAGGCTTGTTTTTAGCCTGGATGTGGACGTGCTTTGGACGtcatttttattgatatatagaCATTTTTATAGATGTTTTCATGGGACATTCGGTCTGAAGCGTCACTTTGGACATTTTGCTgactgaaatgctgaaaatctttaacatttttgtgaaatgtcACAATAGAAGTTCAAGGTTCCACTTTCACGTTATAAAAACTTTATTCACGTTTTATTGATGCTAGAAATTGCTC
This portion of the Amphiprion ocellaris isolate individual 3 ecotype Okinawa chromosome 19, ASM2253959v1, whole genome shotgun sequence genome encodes:
- the LOC111582742 gene encoding zinc finger protein 358-like, translating into MTKLQLLSSYLTERLTAVVKEILAVVEDTVTEYREETARTRRENESLRRQLRDILLLEAETEWLRSTRSSLGFVAPEQQPNDPERRRSEEPDSTLNQPRQHVGSKPTPEQLLPVHSDAPPGPVHLPVEQNPAEPWEPVLKADPPPALPSHSVPKPPVDAPVLREEPRVKTEPREFKVSDSDCRTASAPVEDFRIQKDADRTTVVVQRLEQPEVQRSRTSSQEAPDDITAAAFIPELVHRCPRCGEAFGQAASLRLHLEQKRKTYACDWCCKSFAQSADLRRHLRTHTGERPHRCTFCSKSFSQRGNLRRHLRIHTGERPYSCPFCCRTFSDGDTMKKHKRTHSGEKPFRCAQCNKTFSSAGGLQIHLKKDMCFVASA